One Azospirillum sp. TSA2s genomic region harbors:
- the cyoE gene encoding heme o synthase, with protein sequence MTDVTNELTLNHTGGASAGDFIELLKPRVMSLVVFTGLAGIVLAPGHIHPFLAMVAVLCIAVGAGASGAINMWYDRDIDAVMTRTVKRPIPSGRVEPAEALGFGVTLSVLSVVVMGLAVNWTAAALLAVTIGFYIFVYTMWLKRRTPQNIVIGGAAGAFPPMIGWAAVTGTVDLPSVLLFLLIFLWTPPHFWALALFRNGDYTRAGVPMMPVVAGEAATKRQMLLYTLILLPVAAAPYFAGIAGPVYLAVSAILGLMFVGCAVRVLRASDDRPAKKMFGFSILYLFLLFAVMMGERMILGGWA encoded by the coding sequence ATGACGGACGTGACGAACGAACTGACGCTCAACCACACCGGAGGGGCGTCGGCCGGTGACTTCATCGAGTTGCTCAAGCCGCGGGTCATGTCGCTTGTGGTCTTCACCGGGCTGGCCGGCATCGTGCTGGCGCCCGGCCACATCCACCCCTTCCTGGCGATGGTCGCCGTCCTGTGCATCGCCGTCGGCGCCGGCGCGTCGGGCGCCATCAACATGTGGTACGACCGCGACATCGACGCGGTGATGACCCGCACGGTGAAGCGGCCGATCCCGTCGGGCCGGGTCGAACCGGCCGAGGCGCTGGGCTTCGGCGTCACCCTGTCGGTTCTGTCTGTGGTGGTGATGGGGCTGGCGGTGAACTGGACGGCGGCGGCGCTGCTGGCGGTCACCATCGGCTTCTACATCTTCGTCTACACAATGTGGCTGAAGCGCCGGACCCCGCAGAACATCGTGATCGGCGGGGCTGCCGGCGCCTTCCCGCCGATGATCGGCTGGGCCGCGGTGACCGGGACGGTCGATCTGCCGTCTGTCCTGCTGTTCCTGCTGATCTTCCTGTGGACGCCGCCGCATTTCTGGGCGCTGGCCCTGTTCCGCAACGGCGACTACACCCGCGCCGGCGTGCCGATGATGCCGGTGGTGGCGGGAGAGGCGGCGACCAAGCGCCAGATGCTGCTCTACACGCTGATCCTGCTGCCGGTGGCTGCGGCGCCGTACTTCGCCGGCATCGCCGGTCCGGTCTATCTGGCGGTGTCCGCCATCCTGGGTCTGATGTTCGTCGGCTGCGCCGTCCGCGTTCTGCGGGCAAGCGACGACCGGCCGGCCAAGAAGATGTTCGGTTTCTCGATCCTGTACCTGTTCCTGCTGTTCGCCGTGATGATGGGCGAGCGGATGATCCTCGGAGGGTGGGCATGA
- a CDS encoding cytochrome c oxidase assembly protein produces MAGRDDRLRRRNRLILGSLFGLVVGMIGLTYASVPLYSLFCSVTGFGGTTQRAEQAAARVVDRKVTIRFNADTNSALPWSFKPEQKELVLKLGETGLAAYRAENRAAKPTVGTAVYNVTPEKAGAYFNKIQCFCFDEQILEPGQVVDMPVTFFVDPSMADDPNMDDVTTITLSYTFFRAKDSEAKLAQHTATATSEASGASKQKAEPGATATN; encoded by the coding sequence ATGGCCGGGCGCGACGACAGGCTGCGCCGCCGCAACCGCCTCATCCTCGGCAGCCTGTTCGGGCTGGTGGTGGGGATGATCGGGCTGACCTATGCATCGGTCCCGCTCTACTCCCTGTTCTGTTCCGTCACCGGTTTCGGTGGCACGACCCAGCGGGCGGAGCAGGCCGCGGCGCGCGTCGTCGACCGCAAGGTGACCATCCGCTTCAACGCCGACACCAACTCCGCCCTTCCCTGGTCCTTCAAGCCGGAGCAGAAGGAACTGGTGTTGAAGCTGGGCGAAACCGGGTTGGCCGCCTATCGCGCTGAGAACCGGGCGGCAAAGCCCACCGTCGGCACCGCCGTCTACAACGTCACGCCCGAAAAGGCGGGCGCCTATTTCAACAAAATCCAATGCTTCTGCTTTGACGAGCAGATCCTGGAGCCCGGCCAAGTCGTTGACATGCCGGTGACCTTCTTCGTCGACCCGTCGATGGCCGACGATCCGAACATGGACGACGTGACCACCATCACGCTGTCCTACACCTTCTTCCGCGCCAAGGACAGCGAGGCCAAGCTTGCGCAGCACACGGCCACCGCCACGTCCGAGGCTTCGGGGGCAAGCAAACAAAAGGCGGAGCCAGGGGCGACCGCCACAAACTAA